From the genome of Plasmodium malariae genome assembly, chromosome: 9, one region includes:
- the PmUG01_09046600 gene encoding conserved Plasmodium protein, unknown function, with amino-acid sequence MEYSEEGKKNLCYECENVESMIYKTKNKLYVLDQLDENFVSKNYFVNNYLLCDKNEDSNMETQIKYISKETLDENKTVGCYNALEKVGNKYKAKTNISLVHDCSEYSEQGKQIGICYNSQKMEAICGGNYKYYNYSNNCSSGLSRKKGENKSNTNLSLDYYENVFCFQLVLKEIITEMNEIKFKLNLLEFYNFFSKINDCIVVGIIPSTDEQQKEKQSDLLILNFINLLLYRQNELIGLNDLTKNYMKNKVRLEKGVKNKKMDKMGKTVKAEKVEKMCTHYYGIFIIEKLNYIINNNKNIYDENNNLINPHYLINIFPPSNIKLGPSSFICANMLFAYNYIYFKRENLLFASVDSYNILKKKKYGSMPYFGLKQHNYMPVNKENKSVNFMDYFYEYIYSSNIYYKNLLNINISREKRSRKKIDQHKLNEKKDTYIEETYHECTSNSKCTPKEDNIMDVVNKLRDAFNEEEGKYSPSTFNIYSVLKKLCNRLFNQHDQNVKNHVGFKNICTFENKDFQYEFDNSQDIYNHFSHEPYFFLHHINQTKTNECGNFNIQEVKNEREYTIYRIYTFLFYICDIVFYVQKTALSFHTTIDPFFEKFLKFLYRYNSNFSAKSTKTELHFVYNDEDTNEFFNKYSKFYHNKIRKKKKKKENGTLKKKKEKKNDSDEYIYKWSESDSTDKLMAKKDTYYYSEDCERILMNYVYTNYDMVEKEKMEKLKSIIENNIMEKIQKNKLFCYGSNIVTIVLNYNFESNNLYKYFDEDKKMRLEYFPFFKYNICKYQKKHRKDINNSKCSFCVKNNFTCSYCLKKKSTSLYAEIFNNIFYNEKYDVSNSNYIHPTFSVDLFQKRIYRLIYKKKKGAINYFVDYFSALSDIREEEKLSPDNCLTFNYSYSCDNTSFTNVKTNIDIFLGKMNHSNIVYPKNDTKKNSDKEVDEKKCTINSHRENKGNTTSMVDSKISSYLLNNSVKNNVSICYNSFFYQWIKEVNNFNVTINDLIIYISTYDILYKYNVLKNKKLDIQRCKCISCRFSNIVSVKCDNFCEYEQNKNTQIREIIPLNDITKSRRNSTQLLNKGDINTGIDDGRIHLELKTLNEENKNKLPELHVLNEKNLLIHNNKDKAPIQKDNISNQEGLYTPSNSKGAKNNCYGVNSREEDYKENKKISKEEKKINNYNNKFICPDNSISNKKDHINRNNEQVCSNDKKFESQVIRMQNYIDINLFSKTGNNHSCKKKNDLVKNEVKNNYHMFYKNNDYSSTIIEGIFYILHKCYVSLPKELKGHELVDNLLDLIEMFLLYLLNKGFHILHEQELFVNTIKSLHAYFLFSLNKTKDIITSYIINNDNVDLIINPCIFLFMKHLIREEKRMHNRKLDEYSLFKNLSGRKSNGINYAYLHQLESGKYEKGKDNNKDIEKDKNNDIEKDNEKEDEKDKKEENNYIKKREHIYREFSTPFEENFMYTFIMSALNLNYCENLKLLKKKSETVFSNVTVLAYNFKSIKMYKDFVNNELKTKYNNSIIFKLKNDFSLYLCKEDLCNIHNQKHNSYLFKNFINTFDNIQLYQLKDNPNIYLYVNVECECYQGCRYFKSINSTTNYFHKYNEKGSSTQGNKEHGKKIVDFKKDASFKIEQLNDLNLTGIDYFNISKGANAISQRGEKYVYVKNSSLNDNCNKDDVKKNKNATYNTTEFIGNKVLIHTLPVFDTCPAHVNNINQNENLNYFIKNTNAKLSRIWVYSPVIKNISFRTKICIPLPLTQLYKMKEKLENNEHFEFERFDVNEENFVYMYLSHGEILVPQHTLALLTFPLFFYVCSKKLLNEINNLLNQNGKTDTNYITQKNNLFCSKFEENFFFYHFYIDINIFDVSNSSQESESLVNAYASNHCKSTAHVHHTTVNKKDTKKKSTENNLTSSKGCNKQKYVILPFPYFYNCTNELNNYRISIDFTELEI; translated from the exons ATGGAGTACTcagaagaaggaaaaaaaaacttatgtTATGAATGTGAAAATGTAGAAagtatgatatataaaaccaaaaacaaattatatgtattagaCCAACTAGATGAAAATTTTGTCTCCAAAAATTACTTTGTGAACAACTACCTCTTATGCGATAAGAATGAAGACAGTAATATGGAGacacaaataaaatatatttctaaggAGACAttagatgaaaataaaacagtAGGATGTTATAATGCTCTTGAAAAGGTTGGAAATAAGTATAAGgcaaaaacaaatatttctttGGTTCATGATTGTTCTGAATATTCTGAACAAGGGAAACAAATAGGTATATGTTATAACAGCCAAAAAATGGAAGCCATCTGTGGTGGTAACTATAAGTACTACAACTACAGCAACAACTGCAGTAGCGGTTTATCcagaaaaaaaggggaaaataaaagcaaCACAAATCTTTCGTTGGATTACTATGAAAATGTGTTTTGTTTTCAGCTtgttttaaaagaaataataacagAAATGAATGAGATAAAATTCAAATTAAACCTCCTGGAAttctacaattttttttctaaaataaatGACTGTATAGTGGTAGGTATAATTCCTTCAACCGACGAACAACAAAAGGAGAAACAGTCCGATTTGCttattctaaattttatcaacttattattatacagaCAAAACGAATTAATTGGATTAAATGATTTAACGAAAAATTAcatgaaaaataaagtacGCTTAGAAAAAggtgttaaaaataaaaaaatggacAAAATGGGAAAAACGGTAAAAGCGGAAAAAGTGGAAAAAATGTGTACACATTACTAtggaatatttattatagagaagctaaattatataattaataataataaaaacatttatgatgaaaataacaaTTTAATAAATCCGCACTACTTAATTAACATATTCCCTCCatctaatataaaattaggaCCATCCTCATTTATTTGTGCAAATATGTTATTTgcttataattatatttattttaaaagagaAAACCTGTTATTTGCTTCCGTTGATTCATacaatatattgaaaaagaagaagtatGGCAGTATGCCTTATTTCGGTTTAAAGCAGCATAATTATATGCCTGTAAACAAAGAAAACAAATCAGTAAATTTTATGGACTATTTctatgagtatatatattcttctaATATCTACTATAAAAACTTgcttaatataaatatttcaagaGAAAAGAGGAgtaggaaaaaaatagacCAACACAAATTAAACGAAAAAAAGGACACATATATAGAAGAGACATATCATGAATGTACATCAAATTCGAAATGTACACCAAAAGAAGATAACATCATGGATGTAGTTAACAAATTAAGAGATGCATTTAATGAAGAAGAAGGCAAATATAGTCCATCTACTTTTAATATCTACAGTGTGCTGAAAAAGTTATGTAATAGGTTATTTAATCAACATGACCAAAATGTAAAGAACCATGTGgggtttaaaaatatatgcaccTTCGAAAATAAAGACTTCCAGTACGAATTTGACAATTCTCAGGATATTTATAACCACTTTTCTCACGAaccttacttttttttacatcATATTAATCAAACAAAGACAAACGAATGTGGTAATTTCAACATTCAAGAagttaaaaatgaaagagaATACACAATTTACAGAATAtacacttttttattttacatttgtgATATAGTGTTTTACGTTCAAAAGACGGCATTATCTTTTCATACAACCATAGACCcgttttttgaaaaattccTGAAATTTCTTTACAGATACAACTCTAATTTTAGCGCTAAAA GTACCAAGACAGAGTTGCATTTCGTGTATAACGATGAAGATACAAATgagttttttaataaatatagcaagttttatcataataaaataaggaagaagaaaaaaaagaaggaaaatggaacattaaagaaaaagaaggaaaagaaaaacgatTCAGATGAATACATTTACAAATGGTCGGAATCTGACAGTACAGATAAATTAATGGCAAAAAAGGATACATACTATTACAGTGAAGACTGTGAAAGgattttaatgaattatgTGTATACAAATTATGATATggtagaaaaagaaaaaatggaaaaactGAAAAgtattatagaaaataatattatggaaaagattcaaaaaaataaattattttgttatggCAGTAATATTGTTACTattgttttaaattacaattttGAAAGTAAcaatttgtataaatattttgatgaGGACAAAAAAATGAGGTTGGagtattttcctttttttaaatataatatttgtaaatatcaGAAAAAACATAggaaagatataaataattcgAAATGTTCTTTTTgcgtaaaaaataattttacttgTTCTTATTGccttaaaaaaaagtctACCTCATTATATGcggaaatatttaataacatattttataatgaaaaatatgatgtATCGAATTCTAATTACATCCATCCTACATTTTCTGTTGActtatttcaaaaaagaatttatcgtttgatatataaaaaaaaaaaaggggcgataaattattttgttgatTATTTTAGTGCACTGTCTGATATTAGGGAAGAGGAAAAACTTTCACCTGATAACTGTCTTACGTTCAATTATTCCTATTCGTGTGATAATACTTCATTTACTAATGTTAAAACgaatattgatatatttctGGGAAAAATGAACCATTCTAATATAGTTTACCCAAAGAATGATACTAAGAAGAACAGCGACAAAGAAGTTGATGAGAAAAAATGTACTATCAACAGTCATAGAGAAAACAAGGGTAACACTACTAGTATGGTTGATTCGAAAATTAGTAGTTACCTTTTAAACAATTCTGTGAAAAACAATGTAAGCATTTGTTATAACAGTTTCTTTTATCAATGGATTAAGGAGGTTAACAATTTTAATGTTACAATAAATGacctaataatatatatatcaacatatgatattttatataaatataatgttttgaaaaataaaaaattggaCATACAAAGATGTAAATGTATTTCCTGCAGATTTAGTAATATAGTCTCTGTGAAATGCGATAATTTTTGTGAATATGAACAGAATAAGAATACACAAATTCGAGAAATTATTCCATTAAATGATATCACTAAAAGTAGAAGAAACAGTACGCAACTTTTAAACAAAGGGGACATCAATACAGGCATAGATGATGGTAGGATCCACTTGGAGCTTAAAACTTTAAatgaggaaaataaaaataaattgccAGAATTGCACGTACTAAATGAGAAGAACTTACTTATACATAACAACAAAGATAAGGCTCCAATACAAAAGGATAATATTTCAAACCAGGAGGGTCTTTACACTCCTTCTAACTCGAAAGGTGCTAAAAACAATTGTTATGGTGTTAATAGTAGAGAAGAGGACTATAaggaaaataagaaaatttctaaagaggaaaaaaaaatcaacaattataataacaagTTTATCTGCCCAGACAATAGCATAAGTAACAAAAAGGACCATATCAACAGGAATAATGAGCAAGTATGtagtaatgataaaaaatttgagtCACAGGTAATTCGTATGCAAAATTACATAGATATAAATCTTTTTAGCAAAACTGGGAATAACCAtagttgtaaaaaaaaaaatgatcttgtaaaaaatgaagtaaaaaataactatcatatgttttataaaaataatgattacTCTTCTACAATCATAGAAGGTATTTTCTACATTTTGCATAAATGTTATGTTTCTTTACCGAAAGAATTAAAGGGGCATGAACTAGTTGATAACTTATTAGATTTAATCGAAATGTTTCTCTTATATTTGTTGAATAAAGGGtttcatattttacatgAACAAGAATTGTTTGTAAATACAATTAAAAGTTtacatgcatattttttgttttccttaAATAAAACTAAGGACATAATTACTAGTTACATTATTAATAACGATAATGTTGATCTTATTATAAATCCATGTATATTTCTCTTTATGAAACATTTAATTAGAGAAGAGAAGCGAATGCATAATCGTAAATTAGAtgaatattcattatttaaaaatttatcagGACGTAAGAGCAATGGCAtaaattatgcatatttgCACCAGCTAGAAAGTGGAAAgtatgaaaaaggaaaagataaCAATAAAGATattgaaaaagataaaaataatgatatcgAAAAAGATAACGAAAAAGAAGacgaaaaagataaaaaagaagaaaataattacattaaGAAAAGGGAGCATATTTACCGAGAATTTTCTACTCCATTTGaggaaaattttatgtacacATTTATTATGAGTgcattaaatttaaattattgtgAAAATCTTAAGctgctaaaaaaaaaatcagagACAGTATTTTCCAATGTAACTGTTCTAGCGtacaattttaaaagtattaaaatgtacaaaGATTTTGTGAATAATGAGCTAAAAacgaaatataataattccataatttttaaattaaaaaatgactTTTCACTTTACTTATGCAAAGAAGATTTATGCAATATACATAATCAAAAGCATAatagttatttatttaaaaatttcataaatacATTTGATAACATACAACTTTATCAGCTTAAAGACAACCCAAATATATACCTCTATGTCAATGTAGAATGTGAATGCTACCAAGGATGcagatattttaaaagtattaatTCGACTACTAactattttcataaatataacgAAAAGGGTTCTTCAACTCAAGGTAATAAAGAACAtggtaaaaaaattgttgattttaaaaaagatgcAAGTTTTAAAATAGAACAGTTGAATGATCTCAATCTAACAGGTATAgattattttaacatttccAAAGGTGCTAATGCAATAAGCCAACGGGGCGAAAAATACgtttatgttaaaaattcCTCTTTAAATGATAATTGCAACAAGGATGATGTCAAGAAGAACAAGAATGCGACCTATAACACAACAGAGTTTATAGGTAACAAGGTCCTTATCCACACCTTACCTGTTTTTGACACTTGTCCTGcacatgtaaataatataaaccaAAATGAAAACTTaaactattttattaaaaatacgaATGCAAAATTATCTAGAATTTGGGTGTACTCACctgtaataaaaaacatttcttttcgaacaaaaatatgtatacctTTACCTTTAACACAATTATATAAgatgaaagaaaaattagaaaataatgaacaCTTTGAATTTGAAAGGTTCGATGTGAACGAAGagaattttgtatatatgtatctcAGTCACGGGGAAATTTTAGTTCCTCAGCACACATTAGCCCTGTTAacttttcctttatttttctatgtttgttcaaaaaaattgctaaatgaaattaataatttacttaATCAGAATGGAAAGACAGATACGAATTATATAacccaaaaaaataatttattttgttccaaattcgaagaaaatttttttttttatcatttttacatagacattaatatatttgatgtTTCGAATTCTTCACAAGAAAGTGAATCATTGGTCAATGCATATGCGAGTAACCATTGTAAATCAACTGCACATGTTCACCACACTACTgtgaataaaaaagatacaaaaaaaaagtctactgaaaataatttaacgAGCTCCAAAGGTtgtaataaacaaaaatatgttatcttaccttttccatatttttacaattgcactaatgaattaaataattatagaatTAGTATTGATTTTACAGAGCTGGAAATTTGA
- the PmUG01_09046800 gene encoding UVB-resistance protein UVR8 homologue, putative, with product MQKIRNTLKGRSRFFICDLKYYSSKKKVEEKKERKYNLWRWGCSGDSIFSSIKVGEKSQLPEKVPNFENVKIEKLSAGCNHAAFIVEGKIFTYGLNDKGQLGRNLDENEKSNNYSLIPKEVNNVNNIKFTDVCCGYRHTLAVDENNDLYSWGWGGNFFRGANGLGHGSKQNVNIPKRIESFKNEDSEFTNICCGEQHSLVLTKNGKVYGCGRGEFGRLGKGNHGDQLFFEEIDYFISNNIIIKHICCGHSFSAALSTNGEVYVWGRNDYGQLGIENSIGDLYSHEVYPNKVKYFEMENIKIKFIACGDNHMIACSENNIIYFWGSRAWLEPKAITLNPQYENSIIKKDIEKIQAGGSTYYYSMLLSDNKLYSWGKYNSSCLALNDKKNHNEPTLVDSKLFNNEIVCDISCGRGRVLAKTLANV from the coding sequence atgcaaaaaattcGTAACACTTTAAAGGGAAGAAGTCGCTTTTTTATATGcgatttaaaatattatagcagtaaaaaaaaagtagaagaaaaaaaggaaagaaaatataacttaTGGAGATGGGGTTGTTCAGGTGATAGTATATTTTCCTCCATAAAAGTTGGGGAAAAAAGTCAGTTACCTGAGAAGGTAccaaattttgaaaatgtaAAGATTGAAAAATTGTCAGCTGGTTGCAACCATGCAGCTTTTATAGTAGAAGGGAAAATTTTCACATACGGTTTAAACGACAAAGGTCAATTAGGCAGAAATTtagatgaaaatgaaaaaagtaataattattcGTTAATACCGAAAGAagtaaataatgtaaataatataaaatttacagaTGTTTGTTGTGGTTATAGGCACACCTTAGCTGTAGATGAGAATAATGATTTGTACAGCTGGGGATGGGGAGGAAACTTTTTTAGAGGTGCAAACGGGTTAGGACATGGTAGTAaacaaaatgtaaatatcCCTAAAAGAATtgaatcatttaaaaatgaagattcagaatttacaaatatatgttgtGGTGAACAACATAGTTTagtattaacaaaaaatggaaaagtgTATGGATGTGGACGAGGTGAATTTGGACGGCTAGGCAAAGGAAATCATGGAgatcaattattttttgaagaaatcgattattttataagtaacaatataattatcAAACATATCTGTTGTGGTCATAGTTTTTCTGCTGCCTTATCGACTAATGGTGAGGTTTATGTTTGGGGAAGAAATGACTATGGACAATTAGGTATTGAAAATAGTATAGGTGATTTATATTCTCACGAAGTATATccaaataaagtaaaatatttcgaaatggaaaatattaaaataaaatttattgctTGTGGAGATAATCATATGATTGCTTGttcagaaaataatattatctaTTTCTGGGGATCAAGGGCATGGTTAGAACCAAAGGCCATAACTTTAAACCCACAATATGAAAatagtataattaaaaaagatattgaGAAAATTCAAGCAGGTGGAAGTACTTACTACTATTCTATGTTACTCTCAGATAATAAATTGTATTCCTGGGGTAAATATAACTCATCCTGTTTAgcattaaatgataaaaaaaatcataacgAACCAACTTTAGTGGATTCCAAACTATTTAATAACGAAATTGTTTGTGATATTTCTTGTGGCAGGGGACGAGTGCTCGCTAAAACGTTAGCGAACGTTTAA
- the PmUG01_09046700 gene encoding conserved Plasmodium protein, unknown function, protein MGSALSSQNVVTSGANTQNDNNNGNENARVPFFQKLVSIIIQMLIMHLVMYFISGGKNKMVPKNGNIDGNKLFLKNSFENGDIFDVYIFLSNNHSVNFDYIKNNSKLIQIREKELYIYRKFSNYEKFDYSFYLNDSWKNEKYISVAVIPLHFYKKRDMSCLLNSSIKKEFKNQILVDNIPITVKMLPYELEEEEKYSLMGEDYKNMKKKQKKKEKKEEFYHIKKRIDINIVHDLSQHRINEFNMPHLKTWKINIHTNTYTPPIFLSDFWLIESDYYVLDKVLLKDKDKRTNYISIYDPYRIRKKIKDVDSFLIIEKNMDENKLLNIEINYGTCSFMYYMFIKQMDTSIRIMDRNNNKTFSFQNLTNATANKEINMMKKILMTTNIYMLIFSAIFILLHSIFSFFAFKNDMQFWYQNESMEGLSALSVITTFVCDIILALYLYDSENTSWLLLFEMCVGVALSAWKVTKAVHVSFSKNYPFIILKDKKNYTESMTKKYDKIAVKYVGIVLIPCFIGYAIYSLFYYKYKSWYSYIISVLAGTVYTFGFIMMTPQLYINYKLKSVEHLPWKALIYKSLNTFIDDIAFFLIDMPWMHKLSCFRDDIIFLCYIYQRCIYKVDKNRNEKLSHDQPQGQGQISGQNNQPKQVVALQNGRSDKKND, encoded by the coding sequence ATGGGGTCGGCATTAAGCTCTCAGAACGTTGTAACGAGTGGGGCTAACACTCAGAATGACAACAATAATGGTAATGAAAATGCGAGGGTaccattttttcaaaaattagtATCAATAATTATTCAAATGCTAATAATGCATTTAGTgatgtattttatatcaggagggaaaaataaaatggtaCCTAAAAATGGTAATATAGATGGGAAtaagttatttttaaagaatagtTTTGAAAATGGGGATATATttgatgtatatatatttttaagtaacaACCATTCAGTGAATTTtgattacataaaaaataatagcaagttaatacaaataagagaaaaggaattatatatatatagaaaatttagtaattatgaaaaatttgattattcattttatctaAATGATTCATGGAAGaacgaaaaatatatatctgttGCTGTAATTCctcttcatttttacaaaaaacgTGATATGTCTTGTTTACTAAATAgtagtataaaaaaagaatttaagaATCAAATTTTAGTTGACAATATACCAATAACAGTTAAGATGCTTCCATATGAGTTAGAGGAAGAGGAAAAATATAGTTTAATGGGTGAAGACTACAAGAACatgaaaaagaaacaaaagaaaaaagagaaaaaagaagagttctatcatataaagaaaagaattgACATCAATATTGTACATGATTTGTCCCAACAtagaataaatgaatttaataTGCCTCATTTAAAAACATggaaaattaatatacacACAAATACGTATACACCacctatatttttatctgaTTTTTGGTTAATTGAAAGTGATTATTATGTGTTAGATAAAGTGTTACTAAAAGATAAAGATAAAAGAACTAACTACATTTCTATATATGATCCATATaggataagaaaaaaaataaaggatgtagattcctttttaataatagaaaaaaatatggatgaaaataaattactaaacatagaaataaattatggtACTTGTagttttatgtattatatgtttataaaacaaatggaTACATCTATCCGAATAATGGATAGgaataataacaaaacatTTTCCTTTCAAAACTTGACTAACGCAACTGccaataaagaaataaatatgatgaaaaaaatattaatgacaactaatatatatatgttaatctTTTCagctatatttatattactacattctatattctctttttttgcATTCAAGAATGATATGCAATTCTGGTACCAGAATGAATCAATGGAAGGATTATCAGCACTTAGTGTCATAACGACATTTGTATGTGATATCATTTTAgcattatatttgtatgattCAGAAAATACCTCATGGTTATTACTATTTGAAATGTGTGTAGGTGTTGCATTATCAGCATGGAAAGTAACAAAAGCTGTCCACGTTTCTTTTAGCAAAAATtatccttttattattttgaaagataaaaaaaattataccgAATCTATGactaaaaaatatgacaaaATAGCGGTGAAATATGTAGGAATTGTTTTAATACCATGTTTTATTGGATACGCTatttattctcttttttattataaatataaatcatggtattcatatattatctCTGTGTTAGCGGGAACAGTTTATACCTTTGGTTTTATCATGATGACACCTCAactttacataaattataagtTAAAATCAGTTGAACATTTACCATGGAAAGCGCTTATATACAAATCGTTGAACACCTTTATTGATGATATTGCTTTCTTTCTAATTGATATGCCATGGATGCATAAGTTATCATGCTTCCGTGAtgatatcatatttttatgttacatTTATCAAAGGTGCATATACAAAGTAGATAAAAACAGAAATGAAAAACTTTCTCATGATCAACCGCAAGGCCAAGGTCAAATTAGCGGACAGAATAATCAGCCAAAACAAGTGGTTGCGTTGCAAAATGGTAGAAGCGATAAGAAAAATGACtag